GACCAGGAAGGCGATGCCGGCCAGCAGCCCCTGGGCGCCGGCGCTCACCGTCTTCGACTGGTTGAGCGGGTCGTGCACGTCGCTGGCCGTGGCGGCGACGATCACGCCGATGATGATCGCCACGACGATGGAAAGCGCGGCGATCGTCTGATACTGGCGCCGCAGGAAGGCCATCGCGCCCTCAAAGATGCGGTCGGCGATGTCCTGCATGGCCGCGGTGCCGGTGTCGTAGGTCAGTACGTCGCGCGCCAGCCAGCCCGCGAACAGCACCGCGATGACACCGACGATGGGTACGATCCACACGATACCCATGCCGTGCGCTCCCTTCTCGTCTCGGCGAATCCGTCCAAGCGGTAACGGGGAAGCCCGTTGGTATGCGAAGCGCCGGACCGGAAACGCGCACGTAACCGCCCAGCGCCCATCGATTGTGGAATGTATCAGCCGCCTATCCTACGTTCAAGCGCAGGCGCCGGGCAAAGAGGCGCCAAGCGGATAGTTCGCTACGGGAGTTGATTGCAGCGCGCCGCCAGCCCTCAACCCAGGGTCGGTCTCATCGTCCCAATCGCGGGAGAGGGGAGCTTCGGACCGGAGCTGGGGAGGCTCTGCGCCATGCCTTCAGCCCTAACCGCTCCGTGCATCGATCACCCCTTCCCCTAGAATTGGGGGAAGGGGTCGGGGGATGGGGGTCCGAGCAGCCGCGCCTCGAACGCCGCGAGCCGGCCTTCGAGCCGGGTTTGCAGGGCGGCCGTGGTCAGGTCGCCGCGGGTGCGCTCCAAGATGCCGCGGGTCACGTCCGTGGTGCGGCGCAGGCCGCCGGTGAGCGCGTCTGGATAGTCCACGGTCACGAGCACGTCATAGATATCGTCCATGGCGCGCAGGAAGCGCTCGCAGCGGGCGATGTCGCCGTCGCGCAGGCTGTCGAGCAGGTAGCGGCGCAGCTCGCCCACGGCCTCGCCCATGCCGTTGAGATAGGCGGCATGCTCCACGGCAAGCTCGGCGGGAGCCGGCAGCGGCTCGCCGGCCACCAATGCCAGCGTGAGCGCCGCCTCGGCGTGCTCCTTCTGCGCATCGTGCACGAAGCCGGCGAAGAAGATGTCGGCGTGGCCCTCCAGCGCCTCGCGGATCTGGCGCAACAGCGTCGTGGCCTGCCCGAGCAATTCGCGGGCGCGGGAAAACTCGTCGCGGTGCGTGGCGCGGATGCCGTTGGCGGAGAGGCGAATCACCTCGCGGCAGAGCGGCAGCGCCCGCTCGCGCGCTGCATGCTTGGCCACCAGGTTTTCCCGCACGCCAGCCATGATGCGGTCGAGCTGCGGCGCCAGGCCATCAGCGGCTACGGGCTCGGCCATCGCTCGGCTCCTCGCGCCGCGCCGGTTAGAGATCCTTGACCGGCTCCGGGAACTCGCCCTGGCGGGCGGCATCGATCATCGTGCGTGCCTCGGAGGGCAGCTCCATGCCCATCTCGTCGAAGCGTTTTTCGACCCAGCGGCCGATCTGGCGCGGGTCTTTGTAGGCGTCCGGCCCGGCGCCCGGCTCCGGCGTACCGTACTGCTCCAGGATCTGCTGCTCGCTGCGGTGATAGGCGAACTTGGACGGAGCGCGCTCCAGCGCCGCGCTGCCGCAGTGGCTGCACGCCGGCTCGACGGCCTGCGAGACGCTGCGCGTGAACACACTCGTCAGGCGGCCGCATTCTTTACAGCGGTATTCGTAGATGGGCATCGCCGCCCTCGCTCGTACTGAATCAGCTCAAAAGTCGTCGCCGAATTCGTCGCCGCCGTCGAAACCGCCGTCATCGAACTCGTCGTCATCGTCGGGCAGTTCGCCGGCTTCCATGCGCGAGAGCATGCCGTCGAACTCGGGGCCGAGGTCTTCGCCGCTCTCCTGCTGCATGCGCCGCGCCCACTGCGCCATCGCCCGCGGGTCTTCGTCCTCCAGCCCGTCGATGTACGACTCTTCGTCCGCGCTGCCGAACTCGCTGACGGACCGGTGCACGGCGAAGCGCGAGACGAGCCGGCGCAGCTCTGCGCCGCCGCAGGTGGGGCAGCGTTCGCCGCCCGCGGCGCTGACGCTGCGGCGGAAGACCTCGACCCGCTTGCGGCAATCGTTGCAGAAGAATTCGTAGATCGGCATCGCTGGCTCGCCTCTCCAGCATAACGGCGCCGGGCGTGAGGGCCAACGGGCCATCGGCCCTCATCCCCAACCCTTCCCCCAATCCTGGGTCAGGCGCTCCGCTCACGGTGCGGTTAGCCCGCCGCCCCGACGCCGCCCCGTACGATCCCCCTCACCCAGGATTGGGAGAGGGACCCGGGGGTGAGGGCCGAAAGCGCAGGCTCACCCCTCGATCGCGTTCTCGACGATCTGCACGTCGATGACCTTGCCGGTGCGGTCCAACGTGACGGCGGCGAGGTCGATGCGCGCCTCCTGCGGCAGCTCCGGGTGCTCGGCCAGGAACTGCTCGGCGGCGGTGAGCAGGTGGCGGCGCTTGGCCGGCGTGATCGACCAGAGGGCCGAGCCGAGGTCGCCCTCGCGCCGGGCGCGCACCTCGACCAGCACCGTCTGGCCGTCTTTCAGCGCGACGATGTCGATCTCGCCCGGGCCGGCCCGCGCGTTCCGCCCGACGATACGGTAGCCCGCGCGCTCCAACCGCCCCGCCGCCAGCCGCTCCGCGAAGGCGCCGAGCGCGCGGCGCGTGTCTGGGCGGCGAGGCGGGCCGGCCGCGGCTGGGCGTTTGTCGTCGTGATTCTGCGTCAAGGCCGGTGTTCCGGCTCTCGCTCGCCTTCGAGGCGCAGCGGGGCGAAGGAGCGGCGGTGGATGGGCGTGGGGCCGAGGCGGGCGAGGGCGGCGAGGTGCTCGGCGGTGGCGTAGCCGCGATTGCGGCCGAAGCCGTAGCCCGGAAAGCGGTGGTCGAGGCCATCCAGCATGCGGTCGCGCGCGACCTTGGCGATGATGGACGCGGCGGCGATCGCGCTGCAGCGGGAATCGCCGCGGATGATCGCCTCCTGCGGCTGCGGCACGCCGTCCAGGTGGAAGGCGTCGAGCAGCAGTGCCTCCGGCGCCGGGGCCAGCAGGACGACGGCCCGGCGCATCGCCTCGCGCGCCGCGGCGGCGATGCCGATCTCGTCGATGCGCCGGGCGCTGGCAACGCCGACGCCGTAGGCCGGCGCCTCGCGGCGAATCAGGCAGGCCAGCCGCTCGCGCTGCGCCGGGGCGAGCAGCTTGCTGTCGCGCAGCTCCCGGAGCCAGGCCGGATCGCGGCGCGGCAGGATCACGGCGGCGGCCACCACCGGCCCCGCCAGCGGCCCGCGGCCGACCTCGTCCACGCCGGCGACGCGCCGGAAGCCGAGCGCCTGCCAGTCGTGCTCGATCTCTCGATCCGGCACGGTGGCTGCCCACGCCACGGCCTTCAGGCCCGTGTTCCCGATCACGCCAACGACGCCTGAAGGCGTCGTTCGGGCCGAAGTCGGTCGTTTCATGCTGTGCCGTGCGTCACTTCAACGCCTAGCCGAATGGGCGATAGTATCAGTAGCCCGTTCTTCGTTGGCGGGTTCCTCAAGCGATGGTATACTTTTGCTAGAGTAGCTATCGCCGCTCACCGCAGCGCGCCTCGGGCCGGCGTTCCGGCCGCTGGTACGCTGGTCCCGAACCGGAGCTGCCATGTATTCCCGTTGGCTCAGGAACAGCTTTATCTATCTGCTGATCCTGGTGGCGGTCATCGCCATCGTCTTCAGCTTCTTCGCCGGGGGCAGCAGCACCCCGAGCAAGCCGCTGGGCCAGGTCGTGACCGACGCCCGCAGCGGCAACATCAAGCAGATCGACGTTCAAGGCAACAGCCTCTCCGTCACCCTGAACGACGGCTCGAAGTACCACTCGCGCAAGGAAGACGGTGGCACCGTTTACAGCGTGCTGAACGACGCCCACGTCGACCCGGCGCAGATCGAGAAGGTGCCGGTCAACGTCAAGGAGCCGAGCCAGTTCGGCAACTGGCTGGGCATCCTCTTCAACTTCCTGCCGCTGATCATCTTCGGCGCCATCCTGCTGTTCATGATGCGCCAGGCGCAGGGCTCCAACTCGCAGGCGATGAGCTTCGGCAAGAGCCGGGCGCGCATGTTCACCGGCAATAAGCCGACCGTCACCTTTGTCGACGTCGCCGGTGTGGATGAGGCGAAGGAGGAGCTCGCCGAAGTCGTCGAGTTCCTCAAGTACCCGGAGAAGTTCGCCGCGCTCGGCGCGCGCATTCCGCGCGGCGTGCTGCTGGTCGGCCCGCCCGGCACCGGCAAGACGCTGCTGGCCAAGGCGGTCGCCGGCGAGGCCGATGTCCCGTTCTTCAGCCTCAGCGGTTCGGACTTCGTCGAGATGTTCGTCGGCGTCGGCGCCGCCCGTGTCCGTGATCTCTTCGGCAACGCCGAGAGCCAGGCCCCCTGCATCATCTTCATTGACGAGCTCGATGCCCTCGGCAAGACCCGCACCGGCGCCGCCGTCGGCGGCCACGACGAACGCGAGCAAACCCTCAACCAGCTCCTTGTCGAGATGGACGGCTTCGACTCGAATCGCGGCGTCATCATCATGGCCGCCACCAACCGGCCCGAAACCCTCGACGCGGCCCTCTTGCGCCCGGGACGCTTTGAC
This genomic window from Dehalococcoidia bacterium contains:
- a CDS encoding haloacid dehalogenase — protein: MAEPVAADGLAPQLDRIMAGVRENLVAKHAARERALPLCREVIRLSANGIRATHRDEFSRARELLGQATTLLRQIREALEGHADIFFAGFVHDAQKEHAEAALTLALVAGEPLPAPAELAVEHAAYLNGMGEAVGELRRYLLDSLRDGDIARCERFLRAMDDIYDVLVTVDYPDALTGGLRRTTDVTRGILERTRGDLTTAALQTRLEGRLAAFEARLLGPPSPDPFPQF
- a CDS encoding zinc ribbon domain-containing protein, which encodes MPIYEYRCKECGRLTSVFTRSVSQAVEPACSHCGSAALERAPSKFAYHRSEQQILEQYGTPEPGAGPDAYKDPRQIGRWVEKRFDEMGMELPSEARTMIDAARQGEFPEPVKDL
- a CDS encoding zinc ribbon domain-containing protein → MPIYEFFCNDCRKRVEVFRRSVSAAGGERCPTCGGAELRRLVSRFAVHRSVSEFGSADEESYIDGLEDEDPRAMAQWARRMQQESGEDLGPEFDGMLSRMEAGELPDDDDEFDDGGFDGGDEFGDDF
- a CDS encoding YraN family protein, which encodes MTQNHDDKRPAAAGPPRRPDTRRALGAFAERLAAGRLERAGYRIVGRNARAGPGEIDIVALKDGQTVLVEVRARREGDLGSALWSITPAKRRHLLTAAEQFLAEHPELPQEARIDLAAVTLDRTGKVIDVQIVENAIEG
- a CDS encoding ribonuclease HII, whose protein sequence is MIGNTGLKAVAWAATVPDREIEHDWQALGFRRVAGVDEVGRGPLAGPVVAAAVILPRRDPAWLRELRDSKLLAPAQRERLACLIRREAPAYGVGVASARRIDEIGIAAAAREAMRRAVVLLAPAPEALLLDAFHLDGVPQPQEAIIRGDSRCSAIAAASIIAKVARDRMLDGLDHRFPGYGFGRNRGYATAEHLAALARLGPTPIHRRSFAPLRLEGEREPEHRP
- a CDS encoding AAA family ATPase; the protein is MAVIAIVFSFFAGGSSTPSKPLGQVVTDARSGNIKQIDVQGNSLSVTLNDGSKYHSRKEDGGTVYSVLNDAHVDPAQIEKVPVNVKEPSQFGNWLGILFNFLPLIIFGAILLFMMRQAQGSNSQAMSFGKSRARMFTGNKPTVTFVDVAGVDEAKEELAEVVEFLKYPEKFAALGARIPRGVLLVGPPGTGKTLLAKAVAGEADVPFFSLSGSDFVEMFVGVGAARVRDLFGNAESQAPCIIFIDELDALGKTRTGAAVGGHDEREQTLNQLLVEMDGFDSNRGVIIMAATNRPETLDAALLRPGRFDRTVVVDRPDINGREAILKVHVRNVKVSPNVDLRHVASLTPGSVGADLANLVNEAALMAGRSGKEMVMMEDFDEAVERGAVGLKRQSRIMHDDEKQRVAYHEAGHALV